GTAAAAGAAGCGTGATAGTAATCGCCTTCAACCTTTAAGATGCCTTTACTCACCAATTTTTGCAAAAGTTCTTCCGTTTGCTTATGGGCGTCGGCATCAACAGGCTGGGCGGAATCAGGCTCTGTAGCCTGAGATTGAGACATATCAGCTGGTGGTGTAGTTGCTTTTGATTTGATTGATTCAAATAATAGCTGCTTGACCAGTTTCATTGGCGCTTTAAACTGGCCATTCCCCTTCAGATTTTGCAAAAGATCTTCAGGTGTGCTGAATGAACTCCTGGCTAGGACCAGGTTCAACGAACTGGACAAATGCCCCTGTGGTGTATCCAGCTCCTGATTCAGATTGAGTGTCGCGCCTTTGGAAAGCAGGTTAAAAATTTCAGCCAGGATCGCGATTTGATTGGAAGGATAGTCATAGTTCAATTGATTAAGTTTAGCCATCGCCTGGGGATCCAGATTCTTAACCTTGATTTTTAATTGGCCAGGGCCATAGCTGTTATTGTTCATTAGAAATTTCTTCAGGGATAATTGCAAATTAAAATCCAGTAAATTGTTGTTGACTCCAGCCCAGGCATCCACACTCAGATTTTGCAAATCAAACACCGGCTGTGAATTAGTGATGGTAGAAACAGAAGACAGCAGGATAGATGAATCACCAAGCCATAAATCGTCCATGTAGCGATTCAATGCAAAATTGACTTTGACTTTACCAATCCTAACATCGGTTTCTTGAACTTTCGTACTCATACCATGCATAGTCACATGACCAGAGGCCTTATCAATCCTGGGATTGACTTTGAGCTTTGCACTTAAGCCTTGCCAGACAAAAACAAAGTTGCCTTGATCACCGTTGTTTGTGCCCTGCATATTAATTGAGGGCAAACTATAGCTGACAATGGTTTGATTTAAATAGTTGATCAAAGCACCATAATGGGTTTCCGGCTTGGTTGTGACCCATGCTAGCCCAAAACGCAAGCCATTATTGGTCATGATGACAGGGCCATGGTGTATGACCATTGGGAAATCCAGACTCAAATGAAGCGCCGGCTGCACTTTAACATTACCCTGTGCGTCTTTATTTTCTTGAGCTGGCAAATTAACAAGTAAATTCAAAACGCCAGTGGAGCAGAACCATCCACGGTGATTATCTTTTAATTGCCAAGTCAGGAAGGGATTCCTGGGAATATTATCGACGTTTTTTTTCACCGTGCTTAAGGCCATCATCCCAATGATAGGGTAGGAGCATAAGACGATGACTATTAACAGCAACAAACTGATAATCCATTTTTTCATGGCTGTCCAATATTAATCCTTGGTAATTAATATTTAGACTAGAAAAGGTTGCTTGTAAAATAGACTTCTCTACCAGAAATAACCTTTAATACTTGATCGGGCTAGCCGATCAAATTTTCCCTAGCGCACTTTCAATTTCTAACTGGATTTTCAATAGAACAAATCTACTTTAACTCCTCTCCTATAAGAAATTTGTATACACAATATACAAACAATTGATTTTAATTTAAATTAATCGGTTGATATTGTATTCATAATGA
Above is a genomic segment from Legionella pneumophila subsp. pascullei containing:
- a CDS encoding YdgA family protein, encoding MKKWIISLLLLIVIVLCSYPIIGMMALSTVKKNVDNIPRNPFLTWQLKDNHRGWFCSTGVLNLLVNLPAQENKDAQGNVKVQPALHLSLDFPMVIHHGPVIMTNNGLRFGLAWVTTKPETHYGALINYLNQTIVSYSLPSINMQGTNNGDQGNFVFVWQGLSAKLKVNPRIDKASGHVTMHGMSTKVQETDVRIGKVKVNFALNRYMDDLWLGDSSILLSSVSTITNSQPVFDLQNLSVDAWAGVNNNLLDFNLQLSLKKFLMNNNSYGPGQLKIKVKNLDPQAMAKLNQLNYDYPSNQIAILAEIFNLLSKGATLNLNQELDTPQGHLSSSLNLVLARSSFSTPEDLLQNLKGNGQFKAPMKLVKQLLFESIKSKATTPPADMSQSQATEPDSAQPVDADAHKQTEELLQKLVSKGILKVEGDYYHASFTLENTKFTVNGQPFDPALLN